From the Mangifera indica cultivar Alphonso chromosome 10, CATAS_Mindica_2.1, whole genome shotgun sequence genome, one window contains:
- the LOC123227856 gene encoding IAA-amino acid hydrolase ILR1-like has protein sequence MAAPTSPTREMLNSARESEFFEWLKRVRRRIHEYPEVAFEEFNTSELIRLELDSLGIKYRWPVATTGVVASVGSGVQPWFGLRADMDALQVQELVEWEHKSKIKGKMHACGHDVHVTMLLGAAKLLQTRRHKVKGTVKLVFQPAEEGYGGAYHMLKDGGLDKIQAILGLHIAPEMPTGEIGSRPGSMLASSGRFVAIIKGKGGHAAWPLDTRDPIVAASFAILGLQQLISRETDPLTARVITVGFIEASQAANVIPETVRFGGTFRCTTTEGSFYLKQRIKEVIETQAVVHRCSASIDFMEEKMRPYPSLVNDEEMYEHGKRVGESLLGEANVNVIPRSMGAEDFSFYAEKMAAALFMIGTKNETNKMRNHLHSPYLFVDEDVLPIGAALHAAVAISYLDSGVVVEELLVRRPRIEWLLV, from the exons ATGGCGGCTCCAACTTCGCCTACTCGGGAGATGTTAAACTCCGCGAGGGAGTCGGAGTTCTTTGAGTGGTTAAAGAGGGTTAGGAGGAGAATACACGAGTATCCGGAGGTGGCTTTTGAAGAGTTCAACACGAGTGAACTCATAAGATTGGAACTTGACTCACTTGGGATTAAATACCGGTGGCCAGTGGCGACGACCGGGGTCGTGGCTTCGGTCGGGTCAGGGGTGCAGCCGTGGTTCGGTCTAAGGGCCGATATGGATGCTCTTCAAGTTCAg GAATTGGTTGAGTGGGAGCATAAGAGCAAGATCAAAGGTAAAATGCATGCTTGTGGCCACGATGTTCATGTCACAATGCTACTTGGAGCAGCTAAATTACTTCAAACAAGGAGACATAAAGTAaag GGCACGGTTAAGCTTGTCTTCCAACCTGCAGAAGAGGGTTATGGTGGCGCATACCATATGCTAAAAGACGGTGGTCTTGATAAGATTCAGGCCATTCTTGGCTTGCATATTGCACCGGAAATGCCCACAGGAGAAATCGGTTCGAGGCCAGGTTCCATGCTTGCTTCTTCTGGGAGATTTGTGGCCATAATTAAAGGAAAAGGTGGGCATGCGGCATGGCCTCTTGATACTAGGGATCCCATTGTTGCTGCATCTTTTGCCATCCTTGGACTCCAACAACTAATTTCTCGAGAGACTGATCCTCTTACAGCCAGG GTAATCACGGTAGGGTTCATTGAGGCGAGCCAAGCAGCAAATGTAATCCCAGAGACCGTGAGATTTGGCGGCACTTTTCGGTGCACCACCACAGAAGGTTCTTTTTACCTTAAACAAAGAATCAAAGAG GTCATTGAAACTCAAGCAGTAGTTCATAGGTGCAGTGCTTCAATAGATTTCATGGAGGAAAAAATGAGGCCATATCCATCACTTGTAAACGACGAAGAAATGTATGAACATGGAAAGAGGGTGGGGGAGTCTTTGCTTGGAGAAGCAAATGTGAATGTAATTCCAAGGTCAATGGGAGCAGAAGATTTCAGCTTCTATGCGGAGAAGATGGCAGCTGCACTTTTCATGATCGGAACAAAGAATGAAACGAATAAAATGCGTAACCATTTGCACTCACCCTACCTGTTTGTTGATGAAGATGTTCTTCCCATTGGAGCAGCTCTTCATGCTGCTGTAGCCATCTCTTACTTGG ATAGTGGGGTGGTGGTGGAAGAATTGTTGGTGAGAAGGCCAAGAATTGAATGGTTGTTGGTTTGA
- the LOC123228105 gene encoding uncharacterized protein LOC123228105, producing MKVKVVCRKVYDYIRYDLKEIAFPSSLPDPPHIKKRRKLTWNERFLVLKEASRLYAASWVRDIGPDLRPNDYKKHDEDENDKANGSKSATKEKEPSVLEDLAVAARGGAETLRPALQRVYMTRASAYKDALKSFIAGYQEGIQQVMEKKEDAKTQQESDIPKKSTSP from the exons ATGAAGGTGAAAGTAGTGTGTAGAAAAGTTTACGATTACATTCGCTATGACTTGAAAGAAATTGCGTTTCCTTCTTCACTTCCGGACCCTCCCCACATCAAAAAACGCCGCAAATTGACTTGGAACGAGCGTTTTCTA gtgTTGAAGGAGGCCTCAAGGCTTTATGCTGCAAGCTGGGTACGCGATATCGGTCCTGATCTTCGCCCAAATGATTATAAGAAGCACGACgaggatgaaaatgataaagctAATGGTTCTAAGAGTGCAACTAAAGAGAAAGAACCATCTGTTCTAGAAGATCTTG cgGTGGCTGCTAGAGGAGGAGCAGAGACATTAAGGCCAGCTTTGCAGCGAGTCTACATGACAAGAGCTTCGGCATATAAAGATGCTCTCAAAAGTTTCATAGCAGGGTATCAAGAAGGGATCCAGCAAGTCATGGAGAAGAAGGAAGATGCCAAAACTCAACAAGAAAGTGATATCCCCAAAAAATCTACTAGTCCCTAG
- the LOC123228294 gene encoding secoisolariciresinol dehydrogenase-like: MCSFSSLTPMSKRLEGEVAIITGGASGIGETTARLFARHGARVITADVQDDLGEAICKDFKSDGTIHYVHCDVTREEDVKNVVEFAMFKYGKLDIMFNNAGIIGNIEPTILGSDNENLKRVFEVNVYGCFLGAKQAARVMIPAKKGVILFTASLASVISGEAPHAYTMSKHAVVGLMKNLCVELGQHGIRVNSISPGSMATPLLTSAIGKDKVFIEEVIHSTANLKGAVPVVDDVAEAAVFLSSNEA, translated from the exons atGTGTAGTTTTTCCTCCTTAACACCTATGAGCAAAAG ATTAGAAGGCGAAGTGGCGATAATAACAGGAGGAGCAAGCGGCATTGGTGAGACCACGGCCAGACTATTTGCTCGACATGGTGCAAGAGTGATTACAGCCGATGTTCAAGACGATCTCGGCGAAGCCATTTGCAAGGACTTCAAGTCCGACGGAACAATTCATTATGTGCATTGCGATGTTACCAGAGAGGAAGATGTTAAAAACGTCGTCGAATTTGCCATGTTCAAGTATGGGAAGCTGGACATCATGTTCAACAATGCTGGCATCATAGGAAACATTGAACCAACAATTTTAGGCTCGGATAACGAAAACTTGAAAAGGGTTTTTGAGGTTAACGTTTATGGATGTTTCTTGGGTGCCAAGCAAGCGGCTAGGGTTATGATCCCAGCGAAAAAAGGCGTCATTCTTTTCACCGCCAGTCTTGCTTCCGTGATAAGTGGCGAGGCGCCGCATGCCTACACGATGTCAAAGCACGCGGTGGTGGGGCTGATGAAGAACTTGTGTGTGGAATTAGGGCAACATGGCATTAGGGTTAATAGTATTTCCCCGGGTTCCATGGCAACGCCATTGTTAACTAGTGCAATTGGGAAAGACAAAGTATTTATAGAAGAAGTTATTCACTCAACAGCAAACCTGAAAGGGGCGGTGCCAGTAGTGGATGATGTAGCGGAAGCTGCAGTGTTTTTGAGTAGCAATGAAGCTTGA
- the LOC123227260 gene encoding 40S ribosomal protein S17-like: MGRVRTKTVKKSSRQVIERYYSRMTLDFHTNKKILEEVAIIPSKRLRNKIAGFSTHLMKRIQKGPVRGISLKLQEEERERRMDFVPDESAIKTDQIEVDKETLDMLEALGMNEIPGLVRVEPVSTPALEFGRGGGARRY; this comes from the coding sequence ATGGGCCGCGTCCGTACGAAAACAGTGAAGAAATCTTCACGCCAAGTGATTGAGCGTTACTATTCTCGCATGACCCTCGACTTCCACACCAACAAGAAGATCCTAGAAGAGGTGGCCATCATCCCCTCGAAACGACTGCGTAACAAGATCGCTGGGTTCTCCACCCACTTGATGAAACGGATCCAGAAGGGTCCGGTTCGCGGCATCTCCTTGAAGCTTCAAGAGGAGGAACGCGAACGGCGCATGGACTTCGTCCCAGACGAGAGCGCTATCAAAACTGATCAAATTGAAGTTGATAAGGAGACTCTTGACATGCTTGAAGCTCTTGGAATGAATGAGATTCCTGGCCTTGTCCGGGTCGAGCCGGTTTCAACACCAGCACTCGAGTTTGGGCGTGGTGGTGGAGCTAGGAGGTATTAA
- the LOC123226960 gene encoding MTOR-associated protein MEAK7, producing MGNAQSPPADLRFVSASRAFTQNDLQQLKSLVMSLAAQSQSNAKHISPSVFKMYFGLDGPLGERLFNIITQKRKDQKLTFEDLVVAKATYEKGTKDEIEDFLYRLVDINDNGSLGRSDLESVLIAMLESIFATKIFGNGSSFHQDTVNVFLNAGTFSNNEGCNEESMSFEDFKGWCALIPSARKFLGSLLMPPDPGRPGCQVPRLLHLENIDSSILLLRKEYAWHIGGALSQQELEEWKLLYHSALNGLSFNTFLGSISNDEGPTLLIIKDKEGYIYGGYASQPWEKHGDFYGDLKSFLFQLYPKAAIFRPTGANNNLQWCAVNFSSDSIPNGIGFGGRVNHFGLFLSAGFDQGHTFSCTTFGSPSLSKTNQIDPDVIECWGVIRGAQKEKQDAGKGTVLDRFKEDRHMLNMVGLANSSE from the exons ATGGGAAACGCTCAATCACCTCCTGCAGATCTTCGCTTCGTTTCTGCTTCCAG AGCATTTACTCAGAATGATCTTCAACAACTCAAATCACTCGTCATGTCGCTGGCTGCCCAGTCACAAAGCAATGCCAAACACATATCTCCCTCTGTTTTTAAG ATGTATTTTGGATTGGATGGTCCTCTTGGAGAAAGATTGTTCAATATAATTACCCAGAAACGCAAGGATCAGAAACTTACTTTCGAAGACCTTGTGGTTGCTAAA GCTACTTATGAGAAAGGAacaaaagatgaaattgaagattTTCTTTATCGATTAGTGGACATTAATGATAATGGCTCTTTGGGaag GTCAGATCTAGAATCTGTTCTAATTGCAATGCTGGAAAGTATATTTGCCACAAAGATTTTTGGAAATGGTTCAAGTTTTCATCAGGACACTGTGAATGTATTTCTTAATGCTGGAACTTTTTCAAATAACGAAGGATGTAATGAGGAAAGTATGTCTTTTGAAGATTTCAAAGGTTGGTGCGCACTTATTCCATCAGCCAGGAAGTTTCTTGGAAGCTTATTGATGCCCCCAGATCCAG GAAGACCAGGATGCCAAGTTCCTCGATTGCTGCATTTGGAGAATATTGATtctagtattttattattgaggAAGGAATATGCATGGCACATAGGGGGAGCTCTTTCCCAGCAAGAACTGGAGGAGTGGAAACTCTTGTATCATAGTGCTTTGAATGGTTTAAGTTTCAACACATTCTTGGGCAGCATATC AAATGATGAAGGACCTACTTTGTTGATTATTAAGGACAAAGAAGGATACATATATGGAGGTTATGCGTCTCAGCCTTGGGAGAAGCATGGTGATTTCTATGGAGATTtgaaatcttttctttttcagctATACCCGAAGGCAGCTATTTTCAGGCCTACTGGAGCAAACAATAATCTTCAATGG TGTGCAGTGAATTTCAGTTCAGACAGCATCCCCAATGGAATTGGTTTTGGAGGACGTGTTAATCACTTTGGTCTTTTCCTCTCGGCGGGCTTTGACCAAGGGCATACCTTCAGTTGTACCACATTTGGAAGCCCTTCTCTTTCGAAGACCAACCAAATAGATCCCGATGTAATAGAATGCTGGGGAGTTATCAGAGGAGCTCAGAAAGAGAAACAGGATGCTGGCAAAGGTACTGTATTAGATAGATTTAAAGAGGACCGCCATATGCTTAACATGGTTGGGCTTGCGAATTCAAGTGAGTAA